A stretch of the Psychroserpens sp. Hel_I_66 genome encodes the following:
- a CDS encoding ABC transporter substrate-binding protein, which yields MEQHLKNISILILGLVLYSCGNETTTNKDHLVFRYNEHKNIGSLDPAFAKDNADIWAINQLFNGLVQMDEELNVQPCIAKDWTISEDALTYSFTLRDDVEFHKHNLFGKDSTRHVTASDFEYSLNRLLDKKIASPGSWTLNKVDSFKAINDTLFEIKLKQAFPAFLGLLTMKYCSVVPKEIVEHYKSDFRANPIGTGPFKFKRWEENLKLVFRRNNNYFETDNSGKQLPYLEAVAITFLPDKQSEFLQFAQGNIDFVSGLDASYKDEILTATGKLREFYAADVNMIRGPYLNTEYLAFFMDSSIPEMQSQTLRQAINYGFDKQKMMTYLRNGIGIPAHGGFIPKGLPGYNANIGFRFEPEKAKDLVQEFKTETGIQNPEITITTTSNYLSFCEYIQRELQKVGITVNVDVIPAATLKEAKANGKLDMFRASWVADYPDAENYLSLYYSKNFAANGPNYTHFKSNQFDDWYQEAFTITNPKKREALYTKMDSLVMSKTPIVTLFYDEVVRFTRKDVSGLGINPINLLDLKRVSKN from the coding sequence ATGGAACAACATCTCAAAAACATATCAATACTTATTTTAGGCCTCGTTTTATATTCCTGCGGAAATGAAACAACAACCAATAAAGACCATCTTGTTTTTAGGTACAACGAACATAAAAACATTGGCTCGCTAGATCCTGCCTTTGCTAAGGACAATGCAGATATCTGGGCAATCAACCAATTGTTCAATGGGCTGGTGCAAATGGATGAAGAGCTCAACGTCCAGCCTTGTATTGCCAAGGATTGGACGATTTCCGAAGATGCACTCACCTACTCCTTTACGCTTCGTGATGATGTAGAATTCCATAAACATAATCTCTTCGGAAAAGACTCCACGCGACATGTAACCGCTTCAGATTTTGAATACAGTCTCAACCGATTGCTGGATAAAAAAATAGCATCTCCCGGAAGTTGGACGCTCAATAAAGTAGACTCCTTTAAAGCCATAAACGACACCCTTTTTGAAATCAAACTAAAACAAGCGTTTCCAGCTTTTTTGGGTCTTTTGACCATGAAATACTGTTCGGTAGTGCCAAAGGAAATCGTGGAGCACTATAAAAGTGATTTTAGAGCAAACCCAATTGGTACAGGACCGTTCAAGTTTAAACGATGGGAAGAGAACTTAAAGCTCGTTTTCCGAAGAAATAATAATTATTTTGAAACCGACAATTCTGGTAAACAATTACCATATCTCGAAGCAGTTGCCATCACATTTTTACCAGATAAGCAGAGTGAATTTTTACAGTTTGCGCAGGGCAACATTGATTTTGTTTCTGGATTGGATGCCTCATATAAAGATGAGATTTTAACTGCCACAGGGAAGCTTCGTGAGTTTTATGCTGCAGATGTTAACATGATTCGCGGTCCATATTTAAATACTGAGTATCTCGCCTTTTTTATGGATTCCAGCATTCCTGAAATGCAATCGCAAACCTTACGTCAAGCCATAAATTACGGGTTTGATAAACAAAAAATGATGACCTATTTACGAAACGGTATTGGAATTCCTGCTCATGGTGGATTTATCCCAAAAGGTTTACCTGGTTACAATGCGAATATAGGTTTTAGATTTGAGCCAGAAAAAGCAAAAGATTTGGTGCAAGAATTTAAAACCGAGACGGGAATCCAAAATCCTGAGATCACCATTACCACAACCAGTAATTATTTGAGTTTTTGTGAATATATCCAGAGAGAGCTACAAAAAGTTGGGATTACAGTAAATGTAGATGTCATACCTGCAGCAACTTTAAAAGAGGCCAAAGCCAATGGTAAATTAGACATGTTTAGAGCTAGTTGGGTGGCAGATTATCCAGATGCTGAAAATTATTTATCGCTGTACTACAGCAAAAACTTTGCAGCAAATGGACCTAACTACACTCATTTTAAAAGTAATCAGTTTGATGATTGGTACCAAGAAGCATTTACCATTACAAATCCAAAAAAACGAGAAGCACTTTATACTAAAATGGACAGCTTAGTGATGTCAAAAACGCCAATTGTTACTTTATTTTATGATGAAGTGGTTCGTTTTACTAGAAAAGATGTTTCTGGCTTAGGGATTAATCCTATTAATTTATTGGATTTAAAACGTGTTTCAAAAAATTAA
- a CDS encoding lysoplasmalogenase family protein, translating to MLILILFYVVNERKSKRLKYLFTLLGLFCFFIANSIMLFKTGITILYVGSLFFIIGKIFYACRFSNNSDFDLSFVFPLVGIYLIYMFIILNLTMENMGDFLIPILIFLFVTLLAFQFALLRKKAVNKQSYLLVIIGMLLFLIADTSSVLSSFYHHFTNQDIFTMFFYGVAQYLIVLGLLRENNNLKI from the coding sequence ATGCTCATATTAATATTGTTTTATGTAGTTAACGAAAGGAAATCAAAACGATTAAAATATCTATTTACTCTTTTAGGCTTATTCTGTTTTTTTATAGCGAACTCAATTATGCTTTTCAAGACGGGAATTACAATACTATATGTAGGAAGTTTGTTTTTTATAATAGGTAAAATATTTTACGCATGTAGATTTTCCAATAATAGTGATTTTGACTTGTCCTTTGTATTCCCCTTAGTTGGAATTTACCTTATTTATATGTTTATTATTTTAAATTTAACAATGGAGAATATGGGAGATTTCTTGATACCAATACTCATATTTTTATTCGTAACACTTTTGGCATTTCAATTTGCTCTATTGAGAAAAAAAGCTGTGAACAAACAAAGTTATCTTTTGGTTATCATTGGTATGCTATTATTTTTAATTGCAGATACCTCTTCGGTTTTAAGCTCGTTTTATCATCATTTTACAAATCAGGACATATTTACAATGTTCTTTTACGGAGTTGCCCAGTATTTAATTGTTTTAGGATTGTTAAGAGAAAACAATAATCTGAAAATTTAA
- a CDS encoding TolB family protein → MKFISPLILILALNFGFAQTYTIKNLELNDDKSQYGVVFYKGDKVYYTSYMLDDRNRARLDNDKRLIFTMFEGEMTDDGEIINPKQFNKSEKFVFNTSSAGFSKDGKYMYITTNFMKRGKSYKRKQKSINLNIQRGEYKEGVGWTNFEPLPFCKPSYNYGHATLGPDGSTLYFTSNADGAHGQTDIFKVKILGNDEYGEVVNLGKKINSPRKDMFPFISNENVLYFSSDRAGGVGGLDVYSYDLNGDPDTTEPKLLPEPINSRSDDFCYIVNEDGTKGYFSSRRPKGKGDDDIYFFTLE, encoded by the coding sequence ATGAAGTTTATTAGCCCTTTAATTTTAATATTGGCATTAAATTTTGGGTTTGCCCAAACCTACACAATCAAGAACTTAGAGCTTAACGACGATAAAAGTCAATATGGTGTTGTGTTTTATAAAGGAGACAAAGTATACTACACATCGTACATGCTCGATGATAGAAATAGAGCAAGATTAGATAATGACAAGCGTTTGATCTTTACGATGTTTGAGGGAGAAATGACCGACGATGGCGAAATCATCAACCCAAAACAATTCAATAAATCTGAGAAATTTGTATTCAATACATCAAGTGCAGGTTTTAGCAAGGATGGCAAGTACATGTACATTACCACTAATTTTATGAAACGTGGTAAATCGTATAAACGTAAGCAAAAATCGATAAATCTAAATATTCAAAGAGGAGAATATAAAGAAGGTGTTGGTTGGACCAACTTTGAGCCTTTACCTTTTTGTAAACCAAGTTATAATTACGGTCACGCTACTTTAGGACCAGATGGTTCTACTTTGTATTTTACATCAAATGCAGATGGAGCTCATGGGCAAACCGATATTTTTAAAGTAAAAATATTAGGTAATGATGAATATGGTGAGGTGGTTAATCTTGGTAAAAAAATAAATTCACCTAGAAAGGATATGTTTCCATTTATTAGCAATGAGAATGTATTATATTTCTCTTCAGATCGTGCTGGAGGTGTTGGTGGTTTGGACGTGTATAGTTATGACTTAAATGGTGACCCAGATACAACTGAGCCAAAACTGTTGCCAGAACCAATTAATAGTAGAAGCGATGATTTTTGCTATATCGTAAATGAAGATGGTACTAAAGGTTATTTTTCATCAAGACGACCTAAAGGAAAAGGTGATGATGATATTTACTTTTTTACTTTAGAGTAA